agaagagatggggtttcactgtgttgcctaggctggtctcgaactcctaagctcaggcaatccacccgcctcagcctcacaagtgctaggattacaggcgtgagccactgcacctggctgacccTGTCTTTCTTATACTTGAAATCTTTCAACAGCTCCCATTGTTGATAGCAGTTAAAATTGTTGGGCCTGAGAATCGGCATTTCCAATGGACTTCCAGGTGTTGCTGCTCTGCAGCTAGCTGGTCTTGGGACCACACTTGGAGAACCATAGGCCTCCACGATAAAATCTAGCTCCTGAGCATGATATAAAATATACTCCCTGACGTAACTCCCACCTAGCTCCCCATCGTTTTTTGCCTAGAATTTTATGTTCTAAAAGAGTTGTTCTTATCTTTAACGTGTATCAGAATTACCTCATGTGCTCTACCCTCATCCTTCTGTCCCTAAATCACAGTCTTGGCTCCAAATCAGAAGTGCAGGCAGTTGTCCTCAGgaatttccatttcattcatGGGTGATTCTAATATGGGTGGGCCATATTAGAAACAGCACCCCCAGCCACATAATACATGATTTTACACCTCTATATTTTTCTCAATCTAAAATACACCTTCTACCATTGTTTTCCTGTGCCActaatcaattctttttttctttttttttcttttttttttttgagacggagtcttgctctgtcacccaggctggagtgcagtggtatgatcttagctcactgcaacctctgcttcccgggttcaagcaattctcctgcctcagcctcctgagtagttgggactacaggtgctcgtcACCACGgccggctcattttttgtgtgtgtttttagtagagatggggtttcaccatgttgtccaggatggtctcaatctcttgaccttgtgatccacctgccttggtctcccaaagtgctggtggctcacaggcataaaccaccatgcctggcctaatcaattcttttttttttttcttttgcgatggagtctcactctgttgcccaggctggagtgcagtggcgcaatctctggctctgtgttcaagcgattctcctgcctcagcctcctgagtagctgggactacaggcgtgggccaccatacccggccaattttttgtattttagtagatacggggtttcaccatgttggccaggctgggcttgaactcctgacctcaggtgatccgcctgcctctgcctcccaaagtgctgggtatacaggcgtgagccactgcacccagccaatcaATTCTTAAAGATTCAGCTCAGCTCAAGTATCTGGTCTTCTGTGAAGCCTTCCTCTTGCATGCACACGCATGCCCACACATACCTGAACTCTATCATGATCCCCACATTGGAAGCTTCTCTTTGCACATACATCTCCCCTACTGCTCTGTAATGTCTTGGAGAGCAGGAATcacatcttcttcttttttgtatcCCCAGTATATGGCATGAACTAGCAGacagtcaataaatgtttgttaaatgccTGGACTGCCAGTTCACTATGCATGACGGGAGGGGACACAGGCACCCTGGGAAGATGTAAGAGGTAGTTGCATGGGAGTCCTGAGGCCATATCAGAGAAGTTAGCTGTTGTTTCTGTGGTGTGGCTAGGGTGTGGGCCTTTGTCTTGGGTACAGGCTGGGGGAGATTGGGGTTGGTAGAAGCACTGTGGTCTGCAGCAGGTGGGATTCAGAGGGCTGGAGCCAGGGCctagccttttctttctttctttctttttaattttattatttttttgagacagtcttgctctgtcatccaggctggagtgcagtggcgtggtgtcggcttactgcaacctccgtctcctaggttcaagcgattctcctgcctcagcctcccaggtagctgagaatacaggtgtgcatccctacacccagctaagtttggtattttttttttttagtagagatggggttttgccatgttggccaggatggtcttgaactcctgacctcaggtgatccaccggactcagcctcccaaagtgctgggattacaggcgcgagccaccatgcccagccccagccttTTATTTCTGAATGCTTCTCTAACTTTCCAGAAAATGCCAGGCTCCGAATAGTCTACCAGAGCCACCACTAATTGAGTTTGCGCCATGTGCCCTATACTGTGTTAAGCACTTTACTTACAGTATTCTTATCCTCATGACTGCTTTCAGACCTCAGTATTATTACagaattctcattttacagattggaaaattgaggctggggtgtagtgattcacacctgtaatccagcactttgggaggccaaagtgggaagatcgcttgaggccaggagtttgacaccaacctgggcaatatagtgagaccccatttctacatatgcctgtagtcccagttacttgggagggtgaagcgggaggatcacttgagcctaggagttcaaggctgcagtgagccatgattgcaccactgcactccagcaagaccctgtcttacaaaacaaagaggctgtaatcccagcacttttgtaggctgaggcaggcagattgcttgagctcagaggtTTGAGGCTAGCCTAGGtgacatggtaaaactccatctctacaaagaatacaaaaattagccaggtgtggtggcacatgcctttagtcccagctacttgggaggctgagatggaggttgcagtgagctgagattacaccactgccctccagcctgggtgattgggtgagaccctgtcaaaaaagaaaaaaaaagaaggaaggaaagaagaaaggaagcaaagaaagaaagaaagaaagaaaagaaaaggaaactgagttgCAGAGAGGTCCAAAATCTtgctcaggccgggcacggtggctcacgcttgtaatcccagtactttgggaggccgaggcaggtggatcacctgaggtcaggcgttcgagaccagcttggccaacatggtgaaaccccgtctctactaaaaatacaaaaattaaccaggcgtggtggtgagcgcctgtaattccagctactcgggaggctgaggcaggagaatcacttgaacccaggagatggaggttgcagtgagctgaaatctcaccactgcactccagcctgggtgacagagtgagtctctatctaaaaacaaaacaaaacaaaaaaacaaaaacaaaaaacttgctcAGTGTCCACTCAGGTGGAAATTGGTAGAATCCAGATTCGAAGCCAGATTAATCTGATTCTATTGctctttctttgctctttttattATTCCATAGCTAGGGAATCTTGTTGACTGGTTCATTATGTCCCTAGGTTTTCATCAGTGAAATCCCTGGGCCTGAACAGTGCTTGGATCCCAAGGTAAATAGTAGGGACAGCAGCTGTAGTTTTGCAAATCACAGGCACCAGTATCTGTTTCCTCAGCTTATCCCAAGAGGATCACACTGCATGGCCCCTGGTGGCTCCGTTCATCTGGGACTCTGGGAGATCAGATTTGGAATATAGATGTTAGCTGGCAAGGGCAGAATTCGATGGTTGAAGGAGGCTGTGAGGGCCGCCATTCTGCATCCCGGATGGCTGGCAATCACATGCAGAGGCCGTTGGCCAGGGCTAGGGAGCTGGGAGAGCAGGAGGCATCTAAAGCACCCAAACAGCCAGCTGGGTCACAAGCTGAGGTCAGGCTGCTATAGTGCCTGGGAGCAGGAGAGTGGGAGCGTCCTGGGCCTCCTGAGCCGCACCTGGGGAAAAAGGCTGATGGACAAGCCTTCACCTGTGGCTGCCACTTTCACAGGCCCAGGCTCTTGTCCCAGGCACTGTTGAATGATGGCAACCTCATATTTGTCACTTCACTTCTCCCATCTGAAAAAGGAGGGGGTTGAGCGCGAAGTCTGTAATTCTTTATGTCTCTTGCCTCCCACCTAGAAGACTGTTTTGCACTTCAGATTTCAGCCTTCGTGAAAAATGGATGCTCTCTACTGTTTCACATTCAGTTTTGCAGCTTCTATCAACTTATTAATAATTTGTCAATAGCaatatttgaaacataatttAATCTGCATTATAGCTCTACTTCACaagtgaaaaaaatttataagGTTAAGCCACTTGGCCAAGATGATCCAACTAGCAAGTAATGGCATCAGATTAAAAACCCAGGACTGCCAGATGCCAGATTTCTCTCTTCTGTACCTTTGTTTTTTCCTGCTGTATAAAAGAACCAGTGCCAACGAACTGTCAAATAAGAGAGGTTATCAAAGGgaaaatcagaaatagaaaaggagaaaaaggacagGTTTGAAATGCCTGTGGCTTCACAGCTTAGAGTAGACCTGAAGGAAAGGGCAGGGGAGGCAAACATGATAATGAGACAAATATTCTAGCCTGaagttaatatggaaccaaaagaaagattaaacatggaaaaatgatttttttttttttttttttttgagacaggatctcactctgtcatccaggctgcagtgcagtggcgtgatctcggctcactgcagtcttgacctcccaggctcaagagatcctcccgctttggcctcctaagtagctgggactacaggtgcatgccaccataccctgacaatttttttgtatttttttgtagagatgaggtttagactgttgcccaggctggtcttgaactcctgagctcaatggatccgcctgccttggcctcccaaagtgctgggattacaggcgtgagccaccgtgcctggctgaaataCTGCTTATAATGGTTTAGATAATGAGAAAGTGAACATGTGAGAACCACAGGATAGCACAGCAGACAAATGGACAAAGTGAGGAGCCGCCAGGCAGAAACAGGCCATCAAATGCAAGGTGGCACAGGCGGGACCACTGCCTATAAGCAAGGTTTCTAAAGAGGTCATAAATTACCTTGCAAAGCCTTTCAGAGGTTTGCCAGATAACAAGAGGAAAGTCATTAGCACAAAGTGTACTTATCATATGATTCTATTATAGGTGGAACAGCGAAGCAGCAGGCACACCTGTTAATTTTGTGGGAGAGCTCCAGATCCAAAGGTTCTGTATGATTACCATTGATGTTAGGATCACATGTTCAGATTTTGCttgtggagaaaataaaatcactataaTTATATCATGCCTTACTAAAAGGAGATATATAGAATCTTAATCCATGTGTCAAAAAAGATAAACTGCAGACtttctgttaaaataaaacttaaagctACATTTTGGGGAAAATGTGAAGAAACGAAGCACAGAAATATGTacccggctgggcacggtggctcctgcctgtaatctcagcactttgggaggccaaggtgggcagatcacctgaggtcaggagttcgagaccagcctggccaacatggtaaaaccccatctctactaaaagtacaaaaaaattagccaggcatggtggtgcctgcctgtagtcctagctcaggaggctgaggcaggagaattgctttaacctgggaggcggaggttgcagtgagccaagattgcaccactgcactccagcctgggtgacagagtgaaactctgtctcaaaaaaaaaaaaaaaaaggaaaaagaaagaaaaagaaagaaatatgtacCTGAAGATGGGGGGAAGACAAAATAATGCAAATTGATCTTACATAATTTCAGAGCCCCTCAAAAGCTGGGTAAACAAGCTACTCCGAAAAAGTTTAGGATGAGTTTCTAAGTGAGAATGACCAACTCAGGATGGGGTTATAGGAGTGGAAGGTCAGCAAGGGTCTGGCAATAGAAAGTACATTAGCAGCAAAAAAACTaaatccaggctgggcgcggtggctcaagcctgtaatcccagcactttgggaggccaagacgggaggatcatgaggtaaggagatcgagaccatcctggctaacatggtgaaaccccgtatctactaaaaaaatacaaaaaactagccgggcgaggtggcgggcgcctgtagtcccagctacttgggaggctgaggcaggaggatggcgtaaacccgggaggtggagcttgcagtgagctgaggtccggccactgcactccagcctgggcgacagagcgagactccgtctcaaaaaaaaaaactaaatccaGAGGGAGCACAGAGAAAAGATGGATTGCTCAGAGTCGATTTGGGAAATACACTCTCcagaaaggaatggagaaagtATAAATAGTGAACTTAGGTGCTGGGTCTTGTGACAGGGGTGGGGAGGTAGTGGGTAAGGGATAGGGGTGAGACTCGGGGAAGTAGGGGAGGGAGTAAAAGGAAACGTAAAAGAAAGTTTGTCTTTGGGACCCTGATCAGGGCCTTGCTCTTCCTGTTTTAATTCTCCTCAAGTGTCAACCGATAGAGACTTGAAGTGATACTGATGTCTCCACATGGGACTCTGAGCACCTCTCTGGGTTTCCTCCTCAATTTGAAAAGCAGTGTAGCAGATAGGTTAGGAGTCCAGCCTCCAGGAGTCAGCCAGCCTCGGGTCAAACTGCAGCTCTGTCACTTAACTAGCTGTGGAGCCTTGTGAGACCACTAACTGGCCTCTCTGTCTTCATTTCCTACAGGtaaaaaatggagacaataatacGAAACCACAGTTCTAAAATCTAAACGGCTTGGAAAACTAAAtgattttttacaaatatttggtggcagccaggcgcagtgcctcacgcctgtaatcccagtactttgggaggccgaggcaggtggatcacctgaggtcaggagttcgtgaccagcctggccaacatggtgaaactctgtctctactaaaaatacaaaaagttagccaggcgtggtggcggatgcctgtaatcccagctactcgagaggctgaagcaggagaatcgcttgaacccggaaggtggagatcgcgccgagatcccgccattgcactccaacctgggaaacaagagcgaaactcggtctcaaaaaaaaaaaatacgccAAATATTTGGTGGCAAAACCAGACCAGAATTGATGCAAAGCTATtcgtagttttattttttccacctaGTGTGAATATTCATAGATTTCATTGCAGAAATATTAATGTGCCTGGTTACAGGGTGCTGCTCCATACCCTAGTTGGGGTGTCAGTAACATAtagtaaataaatacacacttatgacctttttaaaatctgaaaaatcccGAACTCCAAAACACATTTGGCTCCAAAGGTTTTTGAATCTATGGTTCCTACTTCGTAGGGTTGCTATAAGTATTCATACAGCGCACTTAGAGTGCCTGCCACGTATTGGTAACTCAATAACTGGTGGTTATGATTATTACTAttactgtgtctttttttttttttttttttttttttttttttttttttgagacggagtctcgctctgtcgcccgggctggagtacagtggccggatctcagctcactgcaagctccgcctcctgggtttacgccattctcccgcctcagcctcccgagtagctgggactacaggtgcctgccacctcgcccggctagttttttgtattttttagtagagacggggtttcaccgtgttaaccaggatggtctcgatctcctgacctcgtgatccgcccgtcttggcctcccaaagtgctgggattacaggcttgagccaccgcgcccggcctactgtgTCTTTTCTGAAGGCCCACCTTTTAGAAAGCTGTGAGTACAGGAACTGCCAAAATAATGACAGACACAGCAATTTACTTAGGTGAATGTGAGGGTTGTATTCTCCAGGTTGTGGATATgcctggaggatggtggtggtgAAAAGAATGTGTGACAGCATTCTGGAAACTGAGGAACAAAAGACTttcgaaacaaacaaacaaacaaaaatgcatccTAAAAAGAGAATGAAGGGACACAATTTGGTTTGAAGACCATGGGCCTGAGTGACAGGAACGATTCAGAGTATTGCAGGGTATTTCTGACTTAACACCCCAGATGCCCATGGGCCCCTCCGGAGTCCCAGTGGAATTGAAAGAAAAGAGCAAGTGACAGCTGGTCCTGGGGTTGCAGCATCCAGCTGGGAACCTCTGTAGCTCCAGGATCCAGTCCCCACCATGGCTTCGGCTCTGCGAGAGCAGATACTCTTGCAGCTAACGTGGGGTAGGACTTTTGGCAGGCACTACTAGCAGCACCTCTAGTGGACATTATCAGCCTTGCCACCCTTTGGGCATCTACAGTGATCAGAGGGAGCCGAAGGAGTTTGGGAAAGAGCAGTGGAGAGGAGAAGCCAGAGGAATATTATTTAGTGAACCATTTTGTGAGTCTATTTTTACTCCTAGATGGTCATGATTTGGGAAATATAAGCTACAGACAGAAAGTagtagaataaatgaaagaaatggaaataaatcgttgcgaaaaagaaaatatgatgttCGAGTTGTAGTCAAGTTGCTCTCAAATAGGTGCTTTCTGAACCAACAAATGCCTTAGCTCTCACGTCCAAGGGCACAGTGGAGCCCCTACTTGTGCAAGTCGGTTAGTGGTCCCTAGGAAGAGACCTTCGAAATAATAAGGCAAGTGTTAGGAAAAGGCACTTTCCAGTTCATACAAGGGCATTTGTGTTCCTCCCAAGTAAAGTAGATGCCATTTTCAAAGGTGCTTCCCTTGACCTGATGTTCTTTTCTTAGCATGATTAAGGGTAGATCAACTCAAATTACAAAACAGACACTTTAACGGTAATGCAGGATTATGTTAACACTCTAAGTACTTAATGATGAATGAGTCATATGTCAGACTGTGACAAAAGGCTGCGCTCTTTAAGCAGGAGAGGCCTAGTTTTGGCACATTAATTTCTGAAGCTTAAGTCCAGAGTAACTGGATTTAGGAAGTTAATCTCTGTTTTACTGTAATTCCTTCTAATAGATTTTGgccccttctttctcttccccacaCTTTACATGTTGTCTGATAgacttaaaaaaacacacacgtAAGAGAAAATCCTTCTTACTTTGGCTAATGAGGAGAAGTTTCTGCAAGAAGACTCTCAATcccaagatttttctttttttaccgtAACAGAATTCAGGGAAAAGCCAATACTTTCTGCAAAGGGGCGTATTGGGGTGATTTAATCAAGGAAGTGGCCTAGGAACCTGAATCCTGAGGAGCAAGGGAGGTATGGGAGGGCTGAGTGGGGCTGATGGCATGCAGTAGCAAGGACCCGACTTTTGGAGGGCATAGGAGACTATTCAGGTCTGGTCTGAAACTACACAGAGGACTGGGTTAAAAATGAGGTGGTTGCCAGGGCCACGAGGCTGAAATTTGGACAGGCATGAGAGCCTGGCTGGTTTCTGGAGGCAAAAAGAACTCCAGACTGAAGTTTGCAGCTGAGCACCTGCCTAGGTGTTCCAGAGGCATATGACAATGAGGACGGAGGAGGCCATGAAGAGCAGGTAGAGGCGGAAGAGCAGGGCATCCATCACGTGGCTGAACTGCACCCACAGCTCCACCGAGTGCTGCTTCTGGGCCTCATGTTCCCACTGGGACCTAGTCCATTCTGAGCCCCCTGtcagctctgcctccccagggcCTGGCATCTGCCCTGCTGATACTTCTGGCTCCTTCACACTTACAGAAAGACAGACTCAGCCATGGGCTGCAAATGTCACCTATACAGgcagggagacagggaaggaggcaggagcaGAGAAGTGGAGGTGGGGGAAGAGGAAGTGTGACTTCCCTCACCAGGCAGGTGGGTGGGGGTGAGACCCAGGCCCTTATTTCCCTTCTGGGGCGCAGTGGGACAGCATCTCCCTGGGCTGGTGCAGTGGAGCAGCAGGAAGTAGAGCCaccgaggcaggggtgggggatgggTGGTGGCCACGTGCAGCAGGTGGGTGATGAAGATGGTCTCCAGCAGGCTGTCCACCATCAGGGAGAGGCACAGGGCGAAGTAGACACCTGCAGACAAGGGGGTCTGCAAGAGGGCCAGAGGCGCCACCTAggatttcttgtttctttcccaGAGGATCTTTTTCTGGGATCCCTTTTCACTTCACCTGGTTCTGCTGGTCCCTCTCCCCATCCAACCCACACCTCGCTTTTGCTCTCTTGGTGGATGAGGACATACTGATGAAGCGTGTGATGAAGTGCCAATGGCTGGGAGCAAGTCATTCATCATGAGCAAGAAGACGCTGTAGCCCAGCAGAACAGTCGTCTTGAGTGGGGCATAGTTCCTACTTTCCAGTGGCAGGTGGAAACTGAGGACGTCGATGGGCACCAGAAAGTTTACCACGTAGGGGCTGGGCCTGCGCCTGCATCTGATGACCACCtggtggggaggagaaggaggggcaAGTGAAGAGTAGGATGGGAGGCTATCAAGACAGGTAATAGCAAGAACTGGAATTTGTCCCAGGCCAAACTGTCTAGTAAGGAAATATTACCTCCTGTCCCTTTCACCATCCGGTCTCTCCATCCAAAGGCGTCTCACAAGGTTAAAGTCTTCCATGCTGCTTACCACTGAAATGTATCTCATTCCTTTTGGCCCAAGGTGTCAACTTTCTCCACTTAAATTTTTATTCCTACCGATGTGCTCTTAGCCAGACTGTGGAACCACCGACTTAGGTGTCACGtgcattttatcttttcatttctaattgctGTTCTCATCAAGGTCTAATCTCTAGTGACTTTGCAGGAGGACATTTGAGACCAGTGGGAGGGAAAGCAGACAGTAGCAGATATTCTGGGGTTATCAGGATTTGGAATCATAATATCCCTAAGACAGTGTTTGCTAACTCTTTCTAccgtatctttttaaaaataacaaaaattcctGCCTTCCAAAAAGTTCTGACAGCCACTGGGGAAGGCGGAGCTCACCCTCACTGTGAATCACTGGCACAGAGGCTTTGTTTCTTCCTCAAGGGATGCTTTATT
The sequence above is drawn from the Rhinopithecus roxellana isolate Shanxi Qingling chromosome 1, ASM756505v1, whole genome shotgun sequence genome and encodes:
- the HTR3D gene encoding 5-hydroxytryptamine receptor 3D isoform X2 encodes the protein MASMSIVKVTSNTISQWEWSASVNWTPSISPSMNRAARSPSALSPTQVVIRCRRRPSPYVVNFLVPIDVLSFHLPLESRNYAPLKTTVLLGYSVFLLMMNDLLPAIGTSSHASSVCPHPPREQKRGVYFALCLSLMVDSLLETIFITHLLHVATTHPPPLPRWLYFLLLHCTSPGRCCPTAPQKGNKGLGLTPTHLPGEGICLSVSVKEPEVSAGQMPGPGEAELTGGSEWTRSQWEHEAQKQHSVELWVQFSHVMDALLFRLYLLFMASSVLIVICLWNT
- the HTR3D gene encoding 5-hydroxytryptamine receptor 3D isoform X1, whose product is MERGWFHGKGFLLSFILHLLLQDSHLQLVTSFLWVNMWNPDECRGIKKSGMATENLWLSDVFIEQSVNQTPAGLMASMSIVKVTSNTISQWEWSASVNWTPSISPSMNRAARSPSALSPTQVTWAWRRTSRSFQIHHRTSFRARREWVLLGIHQRAIKVTMATNQYEQAIFYVVIRCRRRPSPYVVNFLVPIDVLSFHLPLESRNYAPLKTTVLLGYSVFLLMMNDLLPAIGTSSHASSVCPHPPREQKRGVYFALCLSLMVDSLLETIFITHLLHVATTHPPPLPRWLYFLLLHCTSPGRCCPTAPQKGNKGLGLTPTHLPGEGICLSVSVKEPEVSAGQMPGPGEAELTGGSEWTRSQWEHEAQKQHSVELWVQFSHVMDALLFRLYLLFMASSVLIVICLWNT